From the Parus major isolate Abel chromosome 1A, Parus_major1.1, whole genome shotgun sequence genome, the window TTAGCAGAGTTTGTATGATAGTTTCTGATGAagtttttgatatttttaaaccCTGTTCTCTTTCTGACAGATTAGCAAAGATTGGTTACGCCTCTGTCTTTAAAAACCAAAGTAGAAATGTTTGAGCCCACCCTTTCCAAAGGGGGATCTGTGGAATAGTCATGAACACATGAGAGGAAAAGGTTTCTTTAGATCAGGAACTGCACCATTCCCTGTTTTGTTCATCTTATTACTGGAATAAGGAGTCTTTCACAGAAACCAATTATTCATTAGAAGTTAGATTAAccacagaaaatttttctttgaagacaGAGCTTGACCGCTTGTAAAAATCTGGCCCAGCTTCCAGTCTTGCCAACTTGCTTTGATAAAAATAGCTATAACATTTCAGAGCTGAACAGTGCTGTTCACACAATCTAGTTCATACAAGGAACAGGGCAGGAAATTTTTGGTTTCTGGGAGTGGGTTAGGCATGATGTTCACTGACTTCTCTGCCAGGAGTCAGCACAGGCATTGGAGGGCCACGGGAAGGGGACGCTGTGAGAAATGGTTTGCAGGCAGggtctggctgcagctcccctgaGGAGTCCACCGAGTTCTCCCGTCCATCGCAGGGACAGACCGAGCTGGGCTGACCAGAGGGTGCAGCTGGGGCACGGAGCAAGTCCACAAATCAACAACCCCCTCGGACTCATCTgctgctgagagagctgggtcagcctggagaaggctccgGGGAGCCCTCCGAGCACACTTCCACTACCTAAGGGGGCCTgtaagagagctggagaggaactttgTGCAGAGGCATGTAGCGACAGGCCGAGGGGGAATagctttaaaactgaaagaggatagttttaaaattgatattgggaagaaattcttccctgtgagggtgccGAGGCGCTGGAACAGGTTGCCAGAGCAGCTGCGGATGCCCCATCACCGGGCGGCCAGGCTGGCTGAGGCTTTGAGCACCCTGCTGTACAGGGTCGGAACCGGGCGCCCTTTCCGCTCCGTTCCGCGGAGCCTTTCCCGGGGGCCGGCCCGTTCCGCCCGGGacggcgcggccccgccccggaAGCCGCGGGGGAtggcgggcgcggggcggcggcggcggcggcgggagcggcggcggggccgggcggggcgggcgcgggcgaaggcggcggcgggcggcgccCCCGGGCAATATGTTCAAGAGAATGGCAGAGTTCGGGCCTGACTCCGGCGGCAGGGTGAAGGTGCGGCCTCGGCGGCCGCCGGCGGGGCTCGGGCCGCGgggggcggcgcggcggcgCCTCTCTGAACGCGGCGCGTCCGCTTGTGTTCCTTTTCTCTAAGGGCGTTACCATCGTGAAGCCGATCGTGTACGGGAACGTCGCGCGGTATTTTGGGAAGAAGAGAGAGGAGGACGGTCACACTCACCAGTGGACGGTGTACGTGAAGCCGTACCGGAACGAGGTACGGCAGAGCCGCTTCCCTTGGTCCGGGTTGGGAACGGCGGTCTGGGAAAGCGGGGAATTGCCGTCGCTGGAAGTCTGCAAAAtgcctgtggatgtggcacttggcGTCCTGGCTCAGTGGTGGCCTTAGGTTAAGGGTTGGACTCCGTGGTGGTAGAGGTCTTTCCCAGCCGAGCAGCCCCGGGACTTGGGGCTTTGAAAAGCCGGGATTTGAGGAAAGGGCTGTAAGCAGAGAGAACAGGTTGGTGGGTTCCCAAAAAGGAAAACCATGGGAAAGGCATGCCTCCATTTATGTTTTTTGGAGTCCTCTTTCCAGCTTAGGGAAAGACTGGAGAACATTCATGGGGACAAAATATGAACAGACCCACGTGCCAGAACTAATTTTTGGATTTACcgttttgctttccttctgtgcttAAAGTCAGaagaaatactgtttaaaatCATAGGCATGTAGGATAGATGATTGAATAGTAGCTTGATGTGCTGAATAATCAGAAATAACAATGTTTCTGCTTTAGGACATGTCTGcatatgtgaaaaaaattcaattcaaGTTGCATGAAAGCTACGGTAATCCTTTAAGAGGTGGGTTTTACATTTGGGCAGTTGTTCCTAGAACTGGACTTTTGTTCCAGCTTTATCGTGGGATTAACACTTCTATGTTGCCTATTGCAGTTGTTACCAAACCACCGTATGAAATCACCGAAACAGGCTGGGGTGAATTTGAAATAATcattaagatatttttcattgATCCAAATGAAAGACCTGTAAGTACAGTGAACTTTTAACAAAgcttaaataattaattatggTGGTGCACAGCTCTAGGAAATTGCTGGTCAAAATAAGTCTCATTGGCCATGAAAGTAATGAAAGCGCGTTCTtgtagaaaagtattttaaggcTTGGTCACATATTATACCTTACCTGGGTTGAGCACATGCTGaggatttttcttccatataGCTTCTAAGTTCTAGgatattttggtattttattttttttctgtcagatcAAAATCAGTCAAAAAACAGCAGGGCTACTATGCTGGCTTGAGTCTCTGCCTAAGAAGACCAGGTTAAAATAACTCTGTAGTTGAATAAAGTattggaattaatttctttgttccATTCCTGTGTTCCCCTGTGTACCTTGTATGTCTAAACCTTTATGCAGGTTTAGGTAGGAAACTTGATTATTTTAGggagaaagtatttttatttcaggaaggATTGAATTCTTTCTGTCATattaataatctttttttttatccatttttttgctaaatgagagtgaaaatgaattttaattttttttgaatatGTGGCAATTGGTAACAATGGCTTTTCTGGGCACAGTAGCATCTTGACTTATATTAATTCCGTTCACAGCTTGAGTAAGCTGTCCTAAGGttggttgggtgttttttgttggtttttttttttttttttgctgctgttcatgAAAGGCTGTTTAGGAGCCTGtactttcttcctttccaggaATTAGCAAGGGGAGTCAGGTACTGCTGTGTTCCACCACTGCTCCTGGGCCTGTTTGTGGAAgggggctgtgtgtgccctgCCCAGGCCACGGGCCAGGCGCTCAGTagctcctcagggctgcacAGAGGGCTTCCAGtcctctccccaccctgccatTTGCAGTGCAGGGATGGAAGAGTATAAAGAGACATTTCAGTAGAAAGTGATTCACAGCCTCCCTGGTGCTTTGTTTCCTCAAGAATAGAGGATAAGGTCACAGAAAGCGCTTTCTAACTTACTAGTTGAGAAAATCGGTTTGAATTAAATCACCcatttggaaatgtttcatAGAAGGTGGTATTAGTATATTTTGTATATCAGTCCTAAACCACTTTCCTAGACATTTTTCAAGTCTCAAGAGGTCTTTGGATAGTTGGCATGTTTTAACAGTCAGTTAAATTTGAAGTAATTCTAATGAAGTTATATGACACTTATATTTGCATtcctaaaacattttaaaatcctatACAGTTATTTTGTAGGAATAAATACTACTTGTTGATATCTAGAACAAAGTTCCTATTTCCCTACAGATTTCAAGCTAATAAAATTCTGTCTTTGCATAGGTAACTTTATATCACCTGCTGAAGCTTTTTCAGTCAGATACCAATGCCATCCTGGGGAAGAAAACCGTAGTTTCTGAATTCTATGATGAAATGGTATGAACATTCTTAATGTAATCctcactttatttttaacagtattAGTGATACcatgtgtttttctccttcattaGATATTTCAAGATCCTACTGCAATGATGCAGCAGCTGTTAACAACATCCCGTCAGCTAACACTAGGTGCTTATAAACATGAAACAGAGTGTAAGTTGgacactaaaatattttaattttagaaataacaaTAGTTGGCTTTGCTTTTAGTGTGGTTTTTTATGAATTTGAAGCTCTTCGAAGTTAGGATTCCTATTTGCCGTATGTTTGCTTGGCTGTGTGGTTGTGTGAGCTACTTGTATTTCTTGCCTTAGTTCAGCCAGTTTTGAGGtggatttttgttattttgttgcATGTTACagtttttgtttagaaaatgtttaataataTGATTCATAAAAACATCCAAATTCaaacttttttaatttaaaatttttggcTATGTCTCCAGAGAGCAGGTAGAAACTTTCAGTGTGGTTTCTTTgtataaatatttccttaaaagGTGCTAATGAAGCAGATAATATTTGGTACTGCTCACAGTTATGTAATGTATGGGATATGAGTGATCTCTGCAGCCTTCATAGACTTGCTGGCTTTACCTTCTTTGTCCTAAAACTTGTGcataaaaaaaacagtaaaaaacagTATACTTGATGTCAGATATTCATAAAAACATTACTGGAGCTTTCAGATCCCTAGAATTTACCTCCATTGAGACATAGAAAATGCTTACAGTAGATGGAGGAGGAGCCACAGAATGATGGAGGCCTGAAAGGACCTCTGGATGCATCTTGATGCATCTGGATGCACCTACAGCTGATTCTccaggactgtgtccagatgGCTTCTCAATGTGTCCAAGGATAGGGATTCCAcgacctccctgggcagcctgtgccaccaCTTGGTCACTTTACAGTCTAAGGGAACCTCccatgtttcagtttgtgcaTGTGGCCTCATGTGCTGCCACTGGACATCACATATTCATAGTTCCCTGTAATTTCCCATGTATGTGCTGTCATCAtgtcaggttttattttcctcaccaATCTTAAAAACAACctgtagaaaattattttattaattgtatAACTATCTGCAAAACTGATGGGCTGAATGAGGCTGCAAAAcaagatgggttttttttttaaatccagattCTTATGTGGATACCTTTTTATTACAACCATTGAATCTCTAAGGCTAACagtaacaggttttttttttaggacaCGTGCTATCCAAATTactgtttaaatttaaaaaaagaaaaaaaaacaacaaatttcaTGGAacttaaaatgtatatttttctttgtcaccATCACAGTTGCAGATCTTGAAGTGAAAACCAGGGAGAAGCTTGAAGCTGCCAAAAAGAAGACTAGTTTTGAAATTGCTGAGCTTAAAGAAAGACTAAAAGCAAGTCGTGAAACCATCAACTGTTTAAAGAATGAAATCAGAAAACTTGAGGAAGATGATCAGTCTAAAGATATGTGACAAGTGCTGGTTTGAGTGTGtactgaaaatggaaagactTCAGTCACGGAATTGTATGAGTTCTCTTCAGTTCTGTAACTGAGACTATGAGAATTTCACTGGCAAGTGATTGAAGTTTGTGGCAATCAACTCtataaatggaagaaaaaagaaagaatgtatCCTTGTTTTATAGTTAAAATCTGTGGGTACTTAAGGATTTATTTCAAGTGGAAGTGGTCTTGAAGACCAGACTACTATTTGtttgaaaactgcatttgaGTCATGTATGAAAACTTTGTATTAAGTCTTGTATTAGTTCAATGTGATTTTACAAAATGCTGgtgtttactttttttactttttttttttctactgattGTTTAGAAATGCATCtttaaagctaaaaataaaatacgcagttttttattttaatgttttttgtctctgtccagctgtgggctTCAAGAACAACTGTAAGTAGTATACAGCAGTTTAAGGCAGAGGTTGAAATATAAAGGTATGCAAGTTGTTTAAGCCTGGTTACAGTGATTTTTGGCATGTCTCTCTTTTATCAGCACAGTGAAAACTCTTtctgaaaacaggattttaaataaCTTGTATATCTACAGGTAAGACTTTCTAGCCCCAAAGCTGCTTTAACACATATAAATGCATCAATGCTACAAACTCTGCTCAGAAGCAGCAAATTATTCCACTACTGTTTTGTAggattttgtttcatatttgtACTGTACTACAGTCATTTCATCAAAGGTTATCTCTGCCACTTGCTCCTCTCAATCttcacctgctccagcctggtgtCCCTCCCACAAGAAACAGTCTTCCATGAATTCCTCCAATGGGAGAGCATCTCATGGGCTACATTTCTTCACGAAGCATGAAATCCCCCAtggggtcacaagtcctgccagcaaacctgtgccagtgtggGCTCCAGTGTCCAGTGAGGACACAGGAGCCTGTCCAGTGCAGGCTTCCCATGGGATCACAGTCTCCTTTTGGCATCCCTTTGCTCTGGTGTGTggtcctccacaggctgcaggtggatctctgctccagcacctggaacATCTCCTTCCTCACTGACcatggtgtctgcagggctgttcctcacatattctcactcctaTCTCCGTTCCTGTTCCCCCTGCccaagctgtttttttctttttcccctttttaaacCAGCAACCTggtgggctcagccttggccagtggcagGTCCATCCTGGTGCCGTCTGGCATTGGCTCTGTTGGACACaagggaagcttctggcagcttctcacagaagccaccccttTAACCCCtcactaccaaaaccttgccacatAATTCCTAAGTCACTAGCAAGTATTCTCCTGAAAAATCAGTACGTGATTTTTTAGAGAGAATGAAGCACTCATTTCTTCATATGTGAAACAACTGATGATTGCTGGGCTTTTATATGGTTTGGGAAACTGAAGTGAAAGTTCCATCACTCAATTTGTAGACTTAGGGTTTTCATTAAGAACAGCAACTTGGCATACTTGGTTTATGGTATTACGAATGCACCTAGGTTGAGGGACAGCTTGTACCATGGTGTCCACACAGATCCTAGCAATGCAGAATATCCAAATTTGTCAATTTTTGGCTACCTAAGtgctttggtttctttgttCAGTAgcctttttcctgcttccttttaAGCAGTAGCTGAGGAAGAAGGCAGTTTTCAGAGCTGTGCACTGAGAATAAGATTTGCATGAGCCGCAGTATATTGTGCATGCTGAAACAAAAATGGAAgtggaaaacacaatttttggTGTGTACAACATTATTGTTTTCATGTTTGTCAGTTAAAATAGTAGTAGTGATGACGAGCCTAAATGGAATATTAAAGAGATTTTGCGGGAGCTGTGACTAACATCAACAGGTCTGCTGAAACAGACTTGGACAGACCAAAAATAATGGAGATGTTCCTTTTGAATCCAACTTTTTTTGTGGGAgcctgaaattttttttttgtttacatcCAACAAACTGGCTAGTGTCCTAGGATACAGGAGCAATGATCTTGGCTCCACTGCTAGTAGCCACCAGCATGCTAGACCACTTTGGAGTTTGTGgtctttttctcctcactttttctttcaactttttgtaattttttttcttatcctttGCACTCTCTGCAAAGATCCTGGAAGAGTCATTAAGCTCCTTTCTCGATAAGAAGATAGTCCAAATCTGCTAATAacacagctctctgtgctgagTAGTCACTGTCAATAGACAACAGGAAGAGCACCTTCTGCTTTACAAAGTTGCATGTTAGGATCTGTGTTTTCattagaaaacactttttttttgtgatgctgGGAGAGCAACTGAGCCAGTGACTAAACTATTAGACAGTGACTAAATTCTGGGAGGAGTTAATGACAATTAATCATAGACTGTCACAGAGTATCCTGAGTTGGATGGGACCCACAAGGatggagtccagctcctggccctgcacaggccATTCCCAAGAGCTGCACGGATCTCAGCTAATAGAGAGGTTATGTTTGTTCCCATGTGCTCTGCAGTTAGAAGTTACTGATGCAAACACCTGAGAGCGTGTGTGTACACAGCAAATTTACAGTGAGTACCAATCTTCTAGGGCGTatcatttttaaagttattagAACTGAAATGGTGTGGGGCACCTAAGAGCACAGTGGCCTTTGACCTCCATTGTcttgaagaaaaagacaaaccCAAATGCTACATTCTACTTTGTTTTTAGCAGCCCTACGAAGATGCAATTCCAGAAAAAATGTTCCAAATGTTTGTGCTTGCCAGGGTGCAAACTTAAATGCTGTTTATATGGCTGAGACTGACCTTAGCCTGGATTCATCCTGAGTTATCACTGGGAAACACAGTTGTATTTAAATCTTGCTTTGCAAATGAGGCGGAAAAAATCTCACTCTGCTAGAGGTACAGTTTGATATCACTGAATTGCACAGTGATTTGTTCAGTTGCCTACACTAAAGCTTTAGCCACTGCTTGAAGTAACCTTTTTCTAGGTAAAGGTAAACATGGTTTATCTCAGTTTACATGCTTACTGTTATGAGTTTTACCAGTGAGCATCAATATCAAGTAACTACTAGTTAATGTCATTGCCACTTCCACTATAAAGACTTtggcattttaaatgttttagcTAAGACAAATTAATACTCACCACAGTAATTTCAGACAAAGGCTCATTACTCAGTACCCAGTATTACACATCACTAGTCCTTTTCTTTACCTAGCTCCATCTCAGTTCTTTCCTTTGGGTTTGGCACACTGTCAGGCTGTGAAGTACCATAATGCACCATAATCTTTTCTTACCAAAAGTGCCATTATCTGACAGGACATGTGTAGATACAATTGAAGAATTTTTGTAGTCCATAGAGATGGAACGGGAAGCAACATTAAAGCACtatgttaattttctttctagacAGAGGCTGGTAATAACACCAACCTTTTGCTGCTTATGCATTTCATCCATATAAAATTCATCAACGTGTGTTTGCGTCTTAACGAGAATACAGATTTAAGAGCATCTCAGGTTGTTTTCAGACATGATGCTTTCCAAACACCAGGTGGCAGGTATGTTCAAAATATTCTCCAGTCTGTACAGCAGCTTAATTACTGAGATTTTGGCAGACCTGTGATATCTTTGGTTGATATCATTTGCTTTGAGATTTGGTCATCTGATGATGACATGATGATGATATGAGAGCACCTGTATTTGTTTCTGTAGAGGTGACCAAATTATCTCTTGCATGTTACAGAACTGTTCAGCAGCCTTGTCAACAAATCAAGTGTCCAGTGGCAGGAAGCACAAAATAAAGCATGAATGTtaacaatttttcttcatttgggaagggaaggaactttcaaaatacaaatctctggggttttttttttccctttttcaagCCAAGATTACGTGACAATATGAGTGCACAAAACATAACTTAGGCACTCTACTGAACTGTGTACTTTGCTTGCACTCAGTTGCAGGTCCAAAATGGCAGGATTTTACACCAGTAAAAGTAATTACTTTTTATAACCTAATGttgataaaattaataaacttcTTTGACTACTTACTGCTTAATGAATACTACAAATGAACCTTTGGCTTCCAAGTGTGTTGgaacttttaattttcctgcatACCACAGGGAAGAACAGTTTCACTGAAGAGGGGGAAGATCAGAGAATTAGGATGGTAGAAAATAATAGCAACAATAAGAAATTCAtgttatatatgtatatacatacatacatacatacatacatatatatatatatatatttagttgGGATTTATTCACTTACGATACATTCATactatttccatttaaaaaatgttttaaggtAGCACATGAAGTTATGTAAGTTTCTAGTGGAACAGCCTTGCCTATGCAAATAGCTAATGCTCAtccaaaattaatatatatatctTGATTTTCATAGGAAAATTCTCTTGAATGTCAGTGATTAGGCCACAAAAAGTACTTCATTAACATTGCAATATACAGTATTTGTCCTACTCTGCCCCTAATAATGACTGTATTTTTAAGGTCTTCATTTGTTAAATGAGAAGCTGGCATTTCTTGTTCCCACACTTGTGGGGAATTCTGTACTTTGGgacagaaaacatatttcatcTGATCTACTGCTGGTTTCTGCTTTGCAAATACTTTCACCTGAAGTGACcaatagctttttttcttcttaacgTCTTAATTCTGCAATGTTGGGCAAATCtcgcttttttttttcagtctgcaaACCAGCTTTTTTCAAATTGCACATGCTATTTAACCTCTGATCTAGAAtgttaataaaatttctttctgttttttaaagtaagaaTTAATccagtttttgatttttttttaattgctgtccTGAGTAGACTGATAACTGTGTCCCACCTAAAGCTCCATGCAGGTCCCAAGTCACCTGAACCCTGAGTAGGTAAAAAGGAGAATGTTGAGAAGTCATGTTTGAGGAGCTTGCAGTTGACTTTGGTGTTATTTCCTGGTTTCTTTATGGAAGTTTATGTAGTAGGTAAAGCATTTATTTGGTAAGCTAAGTATTCCTGAGTGAAACTGAATCCGCATCACACAGTTTTAGTTCTTCACCATGAGATCATGTCCCgtgctgctgcccacagtgaGCTGTAGACAGTCAGCTCTGCAGGATTTCTCTAGGACTGGACAgggaacaggcaggaaaaaCTGTAATCTCATGTAGTGACTAGGGcattagagaaaacaaattgaGTACtttttttcaagctgaaaaaaagaacCATCTCAGGGGAGAGTTGCAGCCTTAGTAAATAAATATGTCTAAATTAGGTggaattattttcccattaCTTTTGGAAGTTATAAAACTTTTTATGATTGTAGaataaatatgtgtatatatatatatatatatgtaggaCAACTggaactgttttttttccttcttgctgcaGGTTAAGTATGTTTACATGGTGAAGAAAGACACAGGACTAAACTAGACAGACTGAACTCCAGCACCTACTACATAGTGTTTAAAATTACCAAAGCAtctgctgctttgcaaagcTTTGTGGTTGCTCTGAATCTTCTTTTTATAGTCTTTATCAGCAACAGCCATCAGGTGCAGTGTTGGATGAAGATGGGCATTGCCTTGGATCACGACAGAAAATCGTGCGCCATGCCTGGCTGATTTGGTGTGGCTCAGCTGCCAGGCCTGCAAGTCACCAACCACAAGGCTGCTCCTCTTGGGTGTACAA encodes:
- the YEATS4 gene encoding YEATS domain-containing protein 4, with the translated sequence MFKRMAEFGPDSGGRVKGVTIVKPIVYGNVARYFGKKREEDGHTHQWTVYVKPYRNEDMSAYVKKIQFKLHESYGNPLRVVTKPPYEITETGWGEFEIIIKIFFIDPNERPVTLYHLLKLFQSDTNAILGKKTVVSEFYDEMIFQDPTAMMQQLLTTSRQLTLGAYKHETEFADLEVKTREKLEAAKKKTSFEIAELKERLKASRETINCLKNEIRKLEEDDQSKDM